Below is a window of Desulfobacterales bacterium DNA.
GTGCCTTTGGTATTGGGCTTACCGTCAATGGCTGCGAAAAGATCGGCGTAAATCCTTCTCATGAGCATATCGGCCGCCTCATCATCATTGCCGAAAAAGGGGGTTTTGTTCAGCAACCGCAGGCGCAGCGCCTCCTGACCGCTAAAATTTCCCTGAAGGGCGGTCAGCAATTCATCCATGGTAATCGTCTTGTCTTCAAACACATGCTTATTGATGGCCGAAAGGCTGTCGGTCACCGTACCGATGCCGCAGCATTGAATATAATTGGTATTATAACGCGGCCCGCCATTGTAATAGTCCTTCCCGTTGGTAATGCAATCGGCAATGACCACCGAGAGAAATGGTGCCGGGGCATATTGGGCATACATCCGCTCGATGTAGTTATTGGTTTTGATTTTACGATCAACCACGAAATTTAGTTGCTTGGCAAAGGCCTCATAAAGCCCATCGAAATCTTCAAACGCTCTGGGATCTCCGGTCTGCAATCCGACGGTTTCGCCGTTCAGCGGATTGGCTCCATTGTTTAAGGCCAGTTCCAAAATTTTAGGAACATTCAAATAGCCGGTCAAAATATAGGCTTCTTTACCGAAAGCGCCGGTTTCAATACACCCGCTGCATCCGCCTTCGCGGGCATCCTCCAGGGATTTGCCGGTCCGGATTTGCTCCATCACAACTTCATCAGCATTAAACACCGAGGGGTAGCCGTAGCCTTTACGAATCACCCGCGCAGCCGCCTTTAGAAAACGATTGGGCGTCTTATGGCTGATTTGCACATTGCTGCCCGGTTGCAACAAATGCAGCTCATCGACTGCTTCCAGCATAATGTAAGAGACGTCATTGACACCATCAGAGCCATCGATTTTCAGGCCGCCGATATTGATGTTTGTAAAATCATTGTAGGTGCCGCTTTCCAGCGCAGTAACCCCCACTTTGGGTGGCGCCGGATGGTTGTTAAATTTGATCCAGAGGCATTCGATCAGTTCTTTGGCACGTTCACGGTCCAGCGCATTGTCAGCCAGATCCTTTTCATAAAAGGGGTGCAGATGCTGATCCAGATGGCCCGGACTCATGGCATCCCAGCCGTTGAGTTCGGTAATGGTCCCCAGATGTACAAACCAATACATCTGAAGCGCCTCCCAGAAATCGCGCGGGGCACGGGCCGGCACACGGCGACAGATACCGGCAATGCGTTCCAGTTCTTCTTTGCGCTCCGGATTTTGCTCTTTGGCGGCCAATTCCAGTGCCAATTCAGCGTGGCGCTCGGCAAATATGATGGCCGCATCACAGGCAATCTCCATGGCCTTGAGCTCTTCGGCTTTATCGGCGGCCTCCGGATCATTCAAGAAATCCAGCCGTTCAAGACTGGCAGCGATGTCCGCCTTAAAATCCAGCATGCCTTTACGATAGATCACCCCATCTAGGGTGGTGTGTCCCGGGGCGCGTTGTTCCATAAACTCGGTAAACGCCCCTGCCTTATAAGCCCGCTTCCAGTCTTCCGGCACCTGACCAAATACCCGTTCTCGCATAGTGCGTCCGGACCAATAAGGAATGACCGTTTCTG
It encodes the following:
- a CDS encoding glycyl radical protein, whose protein sequence is MNNRISRLREQSFSAQPCISAERALLVTEFYQENEGKYSVPVLRALNFKNLCEKKTIYIGDDELIVGERGPYPKAVSTFPELTCHSEEDLKILDSRNMTRYAVPDEALQVYAETVIPYWSGRTMRERVFGQVPEDWKRAYKAGAFTEFMEQRAPGHTTLDGVIYRKGMLDFKADIAASLERLDFLNDPEAADKAEELKAMEIACDAAIIFAERHAELALELAAKEQNPERKEELERIAGICRRVPARAPRDFWEALQMYWFVHLGTITELNGWDAMSPGHLDQHLHPFYEKDLADNALDRERAKELIECLWIKFNNHPAPPKVGVTALESGTYNDFTNINIGGLKIDGSDGVNDVSYIMLEAVDELHLLQPGSNVQISHKTPNRFLKAAARVIRKGYGYPSVFNADEVVMEQIRTGKSLEDAREGGCSGCIETGAFGKEAYILTGYLNVPKILELALNNGANPLNGETVGLQTGDPRAFEDFDGLYEAFAKQLNFVVDRKIKTNNYIERMYAQYAPAPFLSVVIADCITNGKDYYNGGPRYNTNYIQCCGIGTVTDSLSAINKHVFEDKTITMDELLTALQGNFSGQEALRLRLLNKTPFFGNDDEAADMLMRRIYADLFAAIDGKPNTKGTTYHLNMLSTTCHVYFGKMLGASANGRLAGLPISDGTSPSHGADRNGPTAVIKSLAKMDQVKSGGTLLNQRFLPDVLKDEDGIEKLCHLIRTYFNLNGHHIQFNIIDSATLRKAQQAPDDYRDLLVRVAGYSDYFVDLDVDHQEEIIARTQHDTF